The following DNA comes from Sorex araneus isolate mSorAra2 chromosome 5, mSorAra2.pri, whole genome shotgun sequence.
TCTACCCTTGCTCTAGGGAAGCTGACATCTGAGTATTGGCGTCTGGTGGCTGGCCATCCTTCTCAATGGTGGCACCCCATGGCCCATCCTGGGATGCCCTGGCTGAACTGTTTCTTCCCATAGTCACTTCAGTGGCAGAGCAGCATGCTCAGGTGTGTGCAGGCTTGCACATTTGCCCCCGTGGGACACCCCCGGTCTGcgctgttcaggggtcacttgcCCTTCAGCCCTCATCCGGCCTGTCTGCCTCCCTGTGGTGCTGAGTGAGGCACTTGATTCTCGCCAcactgagtggggtggggggtggggctaaCTTGGCGAGTCCTTGGAGGCTCCTGGTGTTGCCCATGATAACCCTGAGGCCTCTGGGGGTCTAGACGTTTCCTACGCCTCTAAGAAGAAACCCCCCACTAAAAGTTTTCTCCAGGTCTTAGTTAAGCAGATGGCAGGCTTCCCCCTCATAGAACCTCTGGTGTCAGATGCGGTGTGAGCCCCCAGCAGGTGGCCTTTGTCCTCAGCCCCTAAGCCTTCCCTCTCCCAGcacctggccctgctccctgTCAGGTGGTTGGGGTGTGAGTGAGCGTGGGAACCTGACCTGATGGACAGAGCTGGGAACCCCCATCCTGAGGTCACAGCCGTGTTCCCCATCGCTCTGCCCGTCCCGGTCTGTCTGGGAGCCCTGGAGCATTGCTGAGCAAGTCCTTCCCTGCTCCTGGCCTGGAGGCTGGGGTGgatgcccttccctcccccaaccccatttCCCCTGCCTGACTGGTATGGGACACCCGTTCCTGCCTTCACACTAGTTCCCCAAAACTAAGCCCCTGCCCCTGGTCTTGGACAAGTGGCCCCCAGAGGTTTGCCACAGGCTGCCTTTGCCTGATCAGCACAAATGATGAGAAAAGGGAAGCCTCCCCCACAACAGGCGTGCAAAGTTGAGTCAAATCTGAAAAGCTAAAAGTTAACAGTGACTGGTGAAAGACTCAGTGTTTCCTCCCTAAGATCCAGAACAAGACAAGCCCTTACTCGGCATTGCACCAAAGGGTCAAGCCCAGGTATTTGGCAAGAAAAAGTTCTCTGAATTATGAAGAAGTGCCTAcaggtccagagagatggtacatcaGGGACTCACGTAGCTGACAGCAGTTTGCgcccgggcaccacatatgggcccccggcattgccaggagtgatgcctaagcaccctgggtgtgccccctagCAAAAAGCATCTCTGTAGTTGACATCTTCATATTTATATGCTAAAAATACTATGAATAATGAATCAGTCCAGATTGTAGGATATAAAGCTAATGCACAAAAGATTTGTGAatatagaatagaaaaaaaagtactttgaAAACTATGAAACatagttaaaaagaaataagatctaaaatggggctggggctggaaccgatagcacagcgggtagggcttttgccttgcacgcagctgacccgggttcgattcccagcatcccatatggtcccctgagcacctccaggagtaattcctgtgtgcagagccaggagtaactcctgtgcatcgccgggtgtgacccaaaaagcaaaaataaaatgtggctgacctgagtttgatccccggcaccaaatatggtcccccagcctcgCCAGGAGTCAagtgaacaccgctgggtgtgcccctgctgcccacaagaaaatctaaaaatGGAATAATACCCTGTGTTTGTGAGTTGGAGGCAGACACTGTTCAAACGACAGGTAATCTCCTAGGGTCTCAGCTGAATTCTTGTAGATCCTAAACGTGTGTCTGCGTGCACGTGCACATATGTTTCAGTCTCGGTCTGGAGATGGTCACTGCCTGCACATTACAGCTGCTAGCACGAGCACTTTAACACTGGCTTTCCTGCCCCACGCAAGTGCCACCAGCACATTGGTGAGTGTGGAGAATGCCTTCAGCACTCAGGACCGAAGATCACCCCACAGAGCTGCATCTGAAGgccatttttgttctgtttgggtccatacccagtggtgcccaggggccctgtgggatgccagggtctGCACgtaggtcggctgtgtacaaggtcaGCAGCAGCCCAAGGGGCCCTTCTCTGGCCTGTGTTCCTGATGTGCCTGAGCTGCTGCACCCACAGGAGTGTGATCCTGGGACCTAAAGGCATGTGGGCTCCACTTGTGACCTAGAGCTGGAAAGGCTGCCTGCACCCTGGGCCCCTCGTGGCCCTCTCTCCTGCTGGCAGCCtaggggtgaggggatgggaagAGAGGGTGCCCTGATCACTGAGCACGTGGGAAAGAGTGTGAGGGAGCAGGGATACCCGCCGCAGCTTCCAGGGGAAGCTTGGACTCCTTcaggccccccacggcccccatgCAGAAACCCTGGGAACAGTCAGGCTTTTATTCAGAGGCTGAAGGCTGCTTCCCCCAGggctccctgccccacccacagAACCCCACTCGGGGGTGGGGCTTGTCTTTTATCCCTTTCCCTCACAACTCCCCAGGCAAGAAGCGGGAGGGCCCTTGGGGAGAGCCCCCTACCTTTTATAGGCAGAGGGGTCTGAGCAGGCACTCCGGACCACCCCCAGGCAGGTGGGTGTGCAGTCAGGAGGCCAGCCAGGCCTTGTTCCAGAATGTCTGCCCGCGATGCCTGCCCCGAgagatctggcccaggacagatgTCTGTGCCCCCAGGAGTCTGAGGCACCCGTGCTTTCTCCCCTTTAGCCGAGAAGCGTCTTGTCTGGGCTGCAGACTGGGTAGGTAACAGGGAGAGTGCCCTTTCTCTCCCTGGGGGCAAGCGGCCCTCCTGTGGGCAACCCAGATCTCAGGGCACAGggaagggctgtgtgtgtgtgtgtgtgtgtgtggtggtggtgcggGTGCTAATGAACCTCCAGTTCTGGAAGAGCAGGGTGGTGGCCCTGGACAACGCAGGCCACAGGACAGTTACTCAGAAAAATCTGTCTGGAGTCTGACCATTGGCTGGGGTGACGCTGGGCCACAGGGCAGGGCCTGCCTGGAAGCTGTGGCTTCTTCTGTGGAGGACGATCCAGTGGTCATGCAGCAGGCTtgccccccaggcctggccttgGCGTGGAGACCTCCTCAGAAGATTCTGGCTAGCACCAGGGAAGGCAGTAGCAGCTGTCCCAGCGGGGAGCCCCAGAGCAAGCCTGGGCCCGAGTTCTGCCCTGACTGGACACTTGGCCTTTCAGGGCCTTCACCTGTGGAGAGCGAGAGTCCGGGCTTCAGCCTGGAGAGGTTGCTCTGACCTGTCACCCTCCAGATGCCCAGCTGAGGACCCACTTGCTTAGGGCATGTGGCCCGCCCTGGCTGCCATCTGTGCTAGGGTAGGGGCAGTGCCACTCTGGGGCCAGGAAGGGGGCCAGGAGGGACACGCCAGGCCTTACCTGGCAAGGACGATTGCAGGGCGAGGGAACGGGCACCCTCGGCGTGGGCAGTGGCGGAGGTGTTGGGGGAGACGGTCAGGGGCTCAGAGGCGTTGTGCCTGGTGTGGTCCAGCGTGGCCGGCAGCTCATCTGGCTTGCCCTGGGCTGGGGAGACTGAGGGGAAGACCTCTTCGGGAGGAGGCAGCCCAGCCTCAGCCGGGAAATGGGGTGGCAGCTCATGTGTCCCTGCCAAGGACAGCCTGGGGAGCGGAGAGCTCTCGGGACTCATGGAAGTCACTCTCGTCCTGCGGGCCTCTTGGCCTGTGGGCTGGGGCGCAGAGACCTGTCTGGACCTGGGGGAGGTGGCCGCCACCTCATTCAGGAAGGGCGCGCTGTGAGTAGTCGAAGAGGAAGGGCCCTCTGTCGTTGCTAAGGAAGGTGGCGCCTCCGTTGCCATGGAAGGGGGCTCTTCGGTTGCTAGGGAAAAGGGGGCCTGGGTTACCAGGGAGTCTGAACCCTCTGTTACCAAGGAGAATGGGGTTTCCGTTGCCAGGGAAGAAACAATACCAGTTTTCCTAGAACCGGAGTCTTCGATGGCAGGGGAAGACGGAATCTCAGGGCCCTGGTCAGGGAAGTCTGGAGCTTCTTCCGGCTCTCTGATGGGTTCTGATTGGAAACAAGGCCTGGCATGAGGCTGCAAATAAGACCCGGAAGGCCTCACCTACAGCAGTCAAGGTGAAAAGGCCAGACTGCCAACAGCACACTCTCTCCAATGTATTAATGCAGTGCATACGTTATAAGTGcacaatgattaaaataaaaacatatttattatatattttctatataaattattatgtacttaaagttattataataattatatattcttttttttctttttgggtcacacccagtgatgcacaggggttactcctgtctctgcactcaggaattactcctggcggtgttaggggaccatatgggatgctgggaatcgaacccaggtcggctgcatgcaaggcaaacgccctacccgctgtgctatcgctccagccccaataattatATATTCTTAATTGTGAAGTTGCATCTCTGGTGCAATGTTgaataagcacacacacacacacacacacacacacacacacacgcacacacacacagaagccccTCGTGGATAACAGTGCTAGTCGCTGTTACGGACAGTGGCCAGCTTCGGTCAGGTGGCTTCCGACAGGCACCATCTCATCTCCAGTCTCGGCTGCAGCTGACCAGCCCGTCCCGGCCACGCCCACCGTcagaccacacccaacagtgccccTCTCGTCACCGGCCACGCCCACCCGGCCCGCCCAGCCCCGGCTCCCGaaccccgcccgcccgcgcgccgcccccCACTCACCACACAGCGATTCCTCGCAGCGGTACCCGGCGGGGCACTGGGAGCAGGGCGTCCCCTCCT
Coding sequences within:
- the PI16 gene encoding peptidase inhibitor 16 isoform X1, which encodes MHSSQAVRALLPPLLLLACASGPAAALSDDERRTMLQLHNLYRAQVDPPAANMLRMSWDPELAAFAKAYAERCVWGHNKERQRRGENLFAITERGLDVPLAVQEWHLEHEHYNFSSNACNESQMCGHYTQVIWAKTERIGCGSHFCEKLEGLEESNIHLLVCNYEPPGNVKGQRPYQEGTPCSQCPAGYRCEESLCEPIREPEEAPDFPDQGPEIPSSPAIEDSGSRKTGIVSSLATETPFSLVTEGSDSLVTQAPFSLATEEPPSMATEAPPSLATTEGPSSSTTHSAPFLNEVAATSPRSRQVSAPQPTGQEARRTRVTSMSPESSPLPRLSLAGTHELPPHFPAEAGLPPPEEVFPSVSPAQGKPDELPATLDHTRHNASEPLTVSPNTSATAHAEGARSLALQSSLPGEGPERPSVQSGQNSGPGLLWGSPLGQLLLPSLVLARIF
- the PI16 gene encoding peptidase inhibitor 16 isoform X2 — its product is MHSSQAVRALLPPLLLLACASGPAAALSDDERRTMLQLHNLYRAQVDPPAANMLRMSWDPELAAFAKAYAERCVWGHNKERQRRGENLFAITERGLDVPLAVQEWHLEHEHYNFSSNACNESQMCGHYTQVIWAKTERIGCGSHFCEKLEGLEESNIHLLVCNYEPPGNVKGQRPYQEGTPCSQCPAGYRCEESLCEPIREPEEAPDFPDQGPEIPSSPAIEDSGSRKTATEEPPSMATEAPPSLATTEGPSSSTTHSAPFLNEVAATSPRSRQVSAPQPTGQEARRTRVTSMSPESSPLPRLSLAGTHELPPHFPAEAGLPPPEEVFPSVSPAQGKPDELPATLDHTRHNASEPLTVSPNTSATAHAEGARSLALQSSLPGEGPERPSVQSGQNSGPGLLWGSPLGQLLLPSLVLARIF